The segment ctggaaatgctgctgcccaggcccagACAGGGGGGctacaggtggagctgctggtgctcttctgggtgttcagtgcagagcaggcttgaacaggtccaagaaaaaaggaaaaaatcacagtccagggaacttctttgcttcagctaggtaaaactaactaaaagcaagaaaatagggaaaaaggagctctgtccggctgtctgtccatccgcagaaaacacagtccaggagcaggaatgtggaggagtgagagcagtctgaaaacaaactgtgcgcttcttccctcccctcttcactgtctggaagagagtcttaaaggtgtaaaacatattattcagtataaacagaacaagacgattggggataaaagcatcatatagtcaacccaggacattccaccccttatccccatatcatcggcttactactaaaactaatatatattcttactctacaaacacatatattatacatctaatatacagctatacacagacaatggtggtaacattcagcaaacagtgatatttatacatagttctcacccaacaatcagatctccctgaggtacacatcctgttcttccatctttttgcattatccaccatgtgcaacctggtccctgagcaaaaacaactccgcaaatgggtttgtctgtactcaaggtaggattgatccaaactgtcttccctaacaaacccctgacatgtaccactgggactttgtctccatctactctatgcaaaggctcagattgggcagggcccaatcagttagtagagcctcgggtattaactaaccaggtggcctttgccaaatgctgctcccaatttttgaaagatcccccacctaaggcttttaaggtggtttttagcagcccattgtacctttccacttttcccgcagctggtgcatggtaggggttatggtacacccactcaatgccatgttctctggcccaggtgctaataaggctgttcttgaaatgagtcctgTTGTCTGACTCagtcctctcaggggtaccatgtctccacaggacttgcttttccaggcacaggatggtgttctgggcagtagcatgaggcacagggtaggtctccaaccatcctgtggtggcttctaccattgtgagcacgtagcgcttgccttggtgtgtgtggggcagtgtgatgtagtcaatctgccaggcctccccatacttgtacttggaccaccgcccaccataccataggggcttcatccgcttggcctgtttgatggcagcacacgtctcacagtcgtggataacctgagaaatactgtctatGGTTAAATCCActcctcggtctcgtgccctcttataggtggcatctctaccctgatgacctgaggcatcatgggcccatcgagctaggaataactctcccttatgctcccaatctaggtttgtcttggacacccctatctttgcagcctggtctacctgctcattgttcttgtgctcctcattagctctactcttgaggacatgggcatctacatggcggaccttcacaggtagcctccctaccctggtagcgatgtctttccactcttcaacagcccaaactggttttcctctacgctgccaattagcctctttccacctctccagccatccccacagagtgttggctaccatccatgaatcagtgtagaggtagagctttggccacttctctctttcagcaatgtccaaggccagttgaacagctttgagttcagcaagttggcttgatccaccttctccttcagtggcctctgcaacctgtcgtgtggggctccatacagctgctttccacttccgattcattcctaccatgcgacaggaaccatcagtaaaaagagcatattgtgtttcttccgctggcagttggttatatggaggagcttcttcagcatgtgtcatttcttgttcttctttatcagtgagactgaagtttttactTTCTGgctagtttgtaattatttctagAATTTCAGGGCGATTCAGCTTTCTAATACGGGCacgctgtgttatgagagcaatctaCTTATTttatgtagcactggtggcatggtgggtagagggaacttttgctttgaacatccaccccagtactggtagtcggggtgccaggaggagttgtgcttcggtgTTTATTACTTCTGAGGCAGTTTGGACTCTTTTATAGGTTGctaaaatttctttctctgttggagtatagttggcttcagacttTCTGTAGTTTCGACTCTAAAATCCCAGTGGTCGGCTTCGAGTCTCTTCAGGCACTTTCTGCTACAAGTTctaggacaaaccatggttcccggctgtaGAATAGAGCACATTTTTCACATCTGGTCTTGTTTTGACTGGGCTAAGGGTTACTGCATGAGCGATTTTTTGCTTAATTtggacgaaggcttgttgctgttcagggctctagtggaaagtgttctttttatgggtgactagatagagagggctcacgattTGACTATATTCAGGAATGTGCATTTTCTAAAAACCTATGGCActtaggaaagcttgtgtttccttcttgttggatggtggagacattgctgttatcttgttgatgacatcagtgggaatctgacgctgTTCGTCTTGCTACTTTACTcttagaaactggatttcttGAGCAGGTCttttgactttgctcttcttgatggtaaagccggctttcaggagaatttggataattttctctcttttctcaaacacttctgctgctgtcttcccctatataatgatgtcatcaatatactgcagatgttctggagttTTACCTTTTTCTAGTGTACTTTGGATCAGTctatggcagatggtaggactgtgcttctactcctggggcagtcggtttcaagtgtactgcacacctctctaggtgaaggcaaactgaggcttGCATTCTGCTGTcagcggaatggagaaaaatgtattggCAATATTGATAGTGGCATACTACTTCGCTGCTTTGGActcaagctcatactggagctctaatatgtctggtacagcagcgctcagtggtggacTCACTTTATTTAATGCACGGTAGTTAAC is part of the Passer domesticus isolate bPasDom1 chromosome 10, bPasDom1.hap1, whole genome shotgun sequence genome and harbors:
- the LOC135308424 gene encoding uncharacterized protein LOC135308424, with product MTHAEEAPPYNQLPAEETQYALFTDGSCRMVGMNRKWKAAVWSPTRQVAEATEGEGGSSQLAELKAVQLALDIAEREKWPKLYLYTDSWMVANTLWGWLERWKEANWQRRGKPVWAVEEWKDIATRVGRLPVKVRHVDAHVLKSRANEEHKNNEQVDQAAKIGVSKTNLDWEHKGELFLARWAHDASGHQGRDATYKRARDRGVDLTIDSISQVIHDCETCAAIKQAKRMKPLWYGGRWSKYKYGEAWQIDYITLPHTHQGKRYVLTMVEATTGWLETYPVPHATAQNTILCLEKQVLWRHGTPERTESDNRTHFKNSLISTWAREHGIEWVYHNPYHAPAAGKVERYNGLLKTTLKALGGGSFKNWEQHLAKATWLVNTRGSTN